The region CACGATCAGCCGGGCGTCGGTCTGGGATTGGGGTTGGAACGCATCCTGCTCGTGCTGCAAGCGCAGGGCGGCGAAATTCCGTTTTCTCCCGCGGTCGATGTTTACTTTGTATCGCTGGGCGAAGCCGCCGACCGCCAAAATGTCGCCTTGCTGCAGCAACTGCGGTCCGGCGGAATCGCCGCGGAAAAAGACTATCTGGGGCGTAAAATGAAAGCGCAGTTGAAAGCGGCGGATCGTTTGGGGGCGCGCTTTGCGGCGATTCTTGGCGACGATGAATTGGCGGCGGGCGCCATCGCGCTGAAAAATCTGGCGACCGGCGAGCAAGAGATGGTTGCCATTGCCGATTTTCCCTCTATTGTCGCCAATCGCTTGCACGAATAACCGAAAGTTCACTATAAAAGGAGCATGAAAAACATGATTTTGAAAAGCCATTCCTGCGGACAGTTAAACAAGCAACATATCGGACAAACCGTCGCCTTGAACGGTTGGGTGCAAACCCGGCGCGATTTGGGCGGAGTGCTGTTTATCGATTTGCGCGACCGCAGCGGAATCATCCAGATTGTGTTCAACCCCGAATTTTCCGGCGACGCCATGGCTGTTGCCGATCGTGTACGCAGCGAATACGTTCTGGGCGTAAAAGGAACCGTTGTCGAACGCGATCCCGCAACAATTAATCCGAATATCGCAACGGGTGAAATTGAAGTGCGGGTTACGGAAGTGGAAATTTTAAACCAGGCAAAAACTCCCCCGTTTTTTATCGAAGACGGCATTGAAACGGATGAATCGGTGCGGTTGAAATACCGGTATCTTGACTTGCGCCGCCCGGAAATGCAAAAAACGCTATTCCTGCGCTCAAAGGCGGCCAAAATATTCCGCGATTTTCTTGACGAACATGGATTTATTGAGGTGGAAACGCCCATTTTAACCAAAAGCACGCCGGAAGGAGCCCGGGATTACCTGGTTCCGAGCCGCGTGCATGAAGGCGAGTTTTTCGCTTTGCCGCAATCGCCGCAGTTGTTTAAACAATTGCTGATGGTTGGCGGGTTGGAGCGCTACTATCAAATCGCCCGCTGTTTCCGCGATGAGGATTTGCGTGCGGATCGGCAGCCGGAATTTACCCAGGTGGATATCGAAACGTCGTTTTTGACTCGCGATCAACTGCTCGACATGATGGAGAATTTGGTGCAAAAAGTGTTTAAAGAAACGATTCAGGTCGACGTGCCGATTCCGTTTCAACGTCTGACATACGCCGAAGCGATGGACAAATACGGCTCGGACAAACCCGATCTGCGGTTCGGCCTGGAACTCGTGGACGTTTCCGATCTTGTGAAAGACAGCGGCGTGCAGGTATTCAACTCCGTCGTGAAAAAAGGCGGCGTCGTCAAAGTGTTGAACGCCAAAGGCTGCGGCACGTGGAGCCGTAAAGAAATTGACGATCTGGGCCCTTACGCCGCCAAATTCGGAGCCAAAGGCCTGGCGTGGATACAGGTGAAAGAAGGGGAAATGCGCGGCCCGATTGTCAAATTTTTCACTGAAGCGGAGCTTGCCGCGCTCAAAGAGCGCGTTCATGCGGAAGAAGGGGATTTGGTGTTGTTCTCCGCCGACAACCC is a window of Bacilli bacterium DNA encoding:
- the aspS gene encoding aspartate--tRNA ligase, which produces MILKSHSCGQLNKQHIGQTVALNGWVQTRRDLGGVLFIDLRDRSGIIQIVFNPEFSGDAMAVADRVRSEYVLGVKGTVVERDPATINPNIATGEIEVRVTEVEILNQAKTPPFFIEDGIETDESVRLKYRYLDLRRPEMQKTLFLRSKAAKIFRDFLDEHGFIEVETPILTKSTPEGARDYLVPSRVHEGEFFALPQSPQLFKQLLMVGGLERYYQIARCFRDEDLRADRQPEFTQVDIETSFLTRDQLLDMMENLVQKVFKETIQVDVPIPFQRLTYAEAMDKYGSDKPDLRFGLELVDVSDLVKDSGVQVFNSVVKKGGVVKVLNAKGCGTWSRKEIDDLGPYAAKFGAKGLAWIQVKEGEMRGPIVKFFTEAELAALKERVHAEEGDLVLFSADNPKVVADVLGNLRLKIGKQLGLIDERVFKFAWIIDFPLLSYDEQEKRYVAEHHPFTRPMDEDVPLFDSDPGKIRAQAYDLVLNGYEVGGGSMRIYQRDVQEKMFRALGFSKEEAYEKFGFLLDAFEYGTPPHGGIAFGFDRLVMLLAGRSNLRETIAFPKTASATDLMTDAPSEVGVRQLEELSIRVVKK